The proteins below come from a single Drosophila busckii strain San Diego stock center, stock number 13000-0081.31 chromosome X, ASM1175060v1, whole genome shotgun sequence genomic window:
- the LOC108605729 gene encoding uncharacterized oxidoreductase SSP0419, producing MEPMTMLVLAFQLLALFSIAGALLIYLICKVREESHAESAEQQPASRVVLVTSADTALGLQLCTYLANKGCRVFAGMKEARDSLPAKLLCGWMKIREYSEEPISGTIIPMRLDVTREDVLREATIAMGAHLNANERGIAAVINTSGSVYRGRVESQDVQQWEQMLKTNILGTLRVAKAFVGLLRPTRGRLLYLGGSSAGASMGGDGLVAFNASRVAVEKCAEELRKELQPYGVSIVALDTCGMTAESLYKAPVAQTISQCPGAPTQYTADVLSASALQVIERALWDYTPQQRYTLLSANKYQFTLPCRSSLRLHRPTNHVAAGKTQSV from the exons ATGGAGCCAATGACCATGTTGGTGTTGGCCTtccagctgctggcgctctTCTCGATCGCCGGCGCGCTGCTCATCTATCTGATATGCAAGGTGCGTGAGGAGAGTCACGCGGAGAGTGCGGAGCAGCAGCCGGCGAGCCGCGTGGTGCTGGTGACCAGTGCGGACACGGCGCTGGGACTGCAGCTCTGCACCTATTTGGCCAACAAGGGCTGCCGCGTCTTTGCGGGCATGAAAGAGGCGCGCGACTCGCTGCCGGCCAAGCTGCTGTGCGGCTGGATGAAGATACGCGAGTATAGCGAGGAGCCCATCAGCGGCACCATCATACCCATGCGCCTGGACGTCACACGCGAGGATGTGCTAAGGGAGGCGACCATTGCCATGGGCGCCCATCTGAATGCCAATGAGCGCGGCATTGCGGCGGTGATCAACACCAGCGGCAGCGTCTATCGCGGCCGCGTCGAGTCCCAGGACGTGCAGCAGTGGGAGCAGATGCTGAAGACCAACATACTGGGCACATTGCGCGTGGCCAAGGCGTTTGTGGGTCTGCTGCGTCCGACGCGTGGCCGCTTGCTATACttgggcggcagcagcgctggcgccAGCATGGGCGGCGATGGCCTCGTCGCGTTCAATGCCTCGCGTGTCGCTGTGGAGAAGTGCGCCGAGGAGCTGCGCAAGGAGCTGCAGCCGTATGGCGTCAGCATTGTCGCCTTGGACACTTGTGGCATGACCGCTGAATCGCTATACAAGGCACCAGTTGCGCAGA CCATATCCCAGTGCCCGGGCGCACCCACGCAATATACGGCGGATGTGCTCAGCGCCAGCGCCCTGCAGGTTATCGAGCGCGCTCTCTGGGATTATACGCCGCAGCAGCGCTACACGCTGCTCTCCGCCAACAAATATCAATTCACGTTGCCATGCCGCTCCTCACTGCGTCTACATCGCCCCACCAATCACGTCGCTGCCGGCAAGACGCAGTCTGTCTAA
- the LOC108606781 gene encoding transmembrane protein 68 isoform X1 encodes MEFLTNFINNQQSLLSSYIDLDYSLWLYRFLTPLIVTFLLPLVFVALIYISFLVLFIYKLHRQVIMRAVQTNRNFWRVGRKIVAAIWDAHARIYHGYEVIGMDNVPQEGPALIVYYHGAIPIDMYYLNSRMLLQRERLIYTIGDRFLFKLPGWGTISEAFHVSPGTVQSCVSILRDGNLLAISPGGVYEAQFGDHYYELLWRNRVGFAKVAQEAKVPIIPCFTQNLREGFRQVGIFRTFFMRLYNKVRIPVYPIYGGFPVKFRTYLGAPIPYDESLTPQELQIKVATAIEDLINKHQRLPGSILLALLDRLPACLRRQRNSSVTASSSSSSSSAKSKSE; translated from the exons ATGGAATTTCTGACAAATTTCATCAACAATCAACAGAGTCTGTTGT caaGTTACATCGATTTGGACTATTCACTATGGCTATATCGCTTTCTAACGCCACTGATTGTTACTTTCCTGCTGCCGCTGGTGTTTGTAGCCCTCATCTACATATCATTCTTAGTGCTCTTCATCTACAAGCTGCACAG GCAGGTCATTATGCGCGCTGTACAGACGAATCGGAACTTTTGGCGCGTGGGACGCAAGATTGTGGCCGCCATTTGGGATGCACATGCGCGCATCTATCATGGCTACGAGGTGATTGGCATGGACAATGTGCCGCAGGAGGGACCAGCGTTAATCGTCTACTATCATGGCGCCATACCCATCGACATGTACTATCTGAACTCACGCATGCTGCTGCAACGCGAGCGACTCATCTATACGATAGGCGATCGCTTTCTGTTCAAGCTGCCTGGCTGGGGCACCATTTCGGAGGCGTTCCACGTCAGTCCGGGCACGGTGCAGTCATGCGTCAGCATTTTGCGTGATGGCAATCTGTTGGCCATCTCACCCGGCGGCGTCTATGAGGCGCAGTTCGGCGATCATTATTATGAGCTGCTGTGGCGCAATCGTGTCGGCTTCGCCAAGGTCGCCCAGGAGGCCAAGGTGCCTATAATACCTTGCTTTACGCAAAATCTACGCGAGGGCTTTCGCCAGGTGGGCATCTTTCGCACGTTCTTCATGCGTCTCTACAACAAGGTGCGCATACCAGTGTACCCCATCTATGGCGGCTTTCCAGTCAAGTTTCGCACATACCTGGGCGCGCCCATACCTTACGATGAGAGCCTGACGCCGCAGGAGCTACAAATCAAA GTGGCCACGGCCATAGAGGATCTGATCAATAAGCATCAGCGTCTGCCTGGCAGCATATTGCTGGCGCTACTGGAtcgactgcctgcctgcctgcgaCGCCAGCGCAACAGCTCTGTGACTGcgtccagctccagctccagttccaGCGCCAAAAGCAAATCGGAATAG
- the LOC108606781 gene encoding transmembrane protein 68 isoform X2 translates to MRAVQTNRNFWRVGRKIVAAIWDAHARIYHGYEVIGMDNVPQEGPALIVYYHGAIPIDMYYLNSRMLLQRERLIYTIGDRFLFKLPGWGTISEAFHVSPGTVQSCVSILRDGNLLAISPGGVYEAQFGDHYYELLWRNRVGFAKVAQEAKVPIIPCFTQNLREGFRQVGIFRTFFMRLYNKVRIPVYPIYGGFPVKFRTYLGAPIPYDESLTPQELQIKVATAIEDLINKHQRLPGSILLALLDRLPACLRRQRNSSVTASSSSSSSSAKSKSE, encoded by the exons ATGCGCGCTGTACAGACGAATCGGAACTTTTGGCGCGTGGGACGCAAGATTGTGGCCGCCATTTGGGATGCACATGCGCGCATCTATCATGGCTACGAGGTGATTGGCATGGACAATGTGCCGCAGGAGGGACCAGCGTTAATCGTCTACTATCATGGCGCCATACCCATCGACATGTACTATCTGAACTCACGCATGCTGCTGCAACGCGAGCGACTCATCTATACGATAGGCGATCGCTTTCTGTTCAAGCTGCCTGGCTGGGGCACCATTTCGGAGGCGTTCCACGTCAGTCCGGGCACGGTGCAGTCATGCGTCAGCATTTTGCGTGATGGCAATCTGTTGGCCATCTCACCCGGCGGCGTCTATGAGGCGCAGTTCGGCGATCATTATTATGAGCTGCTGTGGCGCAATCGTGTCGGCTTCGCCAAGGTCGCCCAGGAGGCCAAGGTGCCTATAATACCTTGCTTTACGCAAAATCTACGCGAGGGCTTTCGCCAGGTGGGCATCTTTCGCACGTTCTTCATGCGTCTCTACAACAAGGTGCGCATACCAGTGTACCCCATCTATGGCGGCTTTCCAGTCAAGTTTCGCACATACCTGGGCGCGCCCATACCTTACGATGAGAGCCTGACGCCGCAGGAGCTACAAATCAAA GTGGCCACGGCCATAGAGGATCTGATCAATAAGCATCAGCGTCTGCCTGGCAGCATATTGCTGGCGCTACTGGAtcgactgcctgcctgcctgcgaCGCCAGCGCAACAGCTCTGTGACTGcgtccagctccagctccagttccaGCGCCAAAAGCAAATCGGAATAG